The genomic DNA tgtgagtgggtaTGGGGTTAACTGATGTGGGGGCTCTCTGGTAACAGCTCCTGGACAGGGGGGGAACGACAGGCTCTGTAACAGCAGGAGCTGATAAACTGGCCGACTGGCAGCAGAGCATAGACTGTGTGAAATGTTATGAATCAGCTGAATGACTTCCTGTGCCTGTCTGCTACATAAATACACTTAGAATTTATTCCATCATCGATTAACCCTTTGCACAGTAAGAACAGAGAGGTACCTGTAATCCTGGTTCTATGAGAACAACAACCATCTAATAGACTGTCAAAGAGTAAAGCCTCTGTGAAAAAGAACTggattttattgtatttaaagaCAGAAGTTACATGTTGCTCTTCTcatctttttcaaaataaatgtaccCCATGAAGATTTTGAACACTAGTAGTGCTATAGAGCAGGTCCCTAAGGAACTGCAATCGGTATGTTAATTTGGCCTCAAAGCAAaataaagtaagtaagtaaactTACTTAAACTCCACAGAGCACtttcagcattttgttttgcttaaaAGAAGAAATTATATGATGTTGTGTATTAATAAAATACTACTCAAATATGAGCCAGTAATGATATAATATCATTAGCTTCATGTATtcacacaaaatgtaaagagaccaTTAAAAGATACATCATTTCATCTGTAACCTGTAGAAAAAGGGAGCAGGCTCTAGATTACAACTACCAGAGGCTCCTTACCATTAGCTCAGATAAAACAAGCCCATGTCCAGGATAGTAAGATGTAAAAACTCAATGTGGTCAAACTCTATGAATGTATCTGAAACAAAGGAACACAGATAAGGACCAGTGCTAATGGAGGATAATTGCCTTGACATTAGAGTAAGGCACTATTCCTGCAGAGGAGCACTATGTATTGATTCAAGAGAGGCTGATGTAACAGGCTGAAGCCCCCAAGTTCTATTAAGCGGAGTGCAGGTGCACAGTCTCTGCTGGGATTGAAGGGTAAGTGAGTTTGTCACCTCTAAAATTGGCACCTTTCAGCTTTTAGCCTGGAGTCACTGAGGGAGATCTATCCAATCATATCTACATTCCCACAATGATCTCCTCTTATAGctacaaataaatacatcaaacaTGGATCACATGGCTGCTTTAGCAatcacattttttgtttctGGAAGAACAGGGTGGGATGAAGTTATGCcaagagcacaaacaaactctGTCTCAAGGATAAAGTGCTCCAAGCATAGATATGTTTACAATGTCCACCATTCAACAGGACCATTACAGGGGGAAGAAGCATGAGTGTATTCTTCCTGATGAATTTGTTTACTCATAGTTTATGCTTCTTATATTGCTTGATGGATATTTTGTCCTTTTACAGATGAACGCCCTTTATGTTTGCTATCTGAACACAGCAGTAAGTCTCCATTTCATCAGTTTCATCCATATCAAGGCCTTGAGGGATATTAAAATCCAAACATTCAGACTGTGAAGAGGTTCCCACACTATGGAAAGACTAGTAGTTACTCAATTAAGTGCCTCTCCCTCTAGCAGcggtctttttgtttttttaacatttcaatttAGGCTTAGATgcaaataaataacataaacatTTGTCGTCCAATTTAAACGCAGCAATTAACACAGatgatgtatttattattatttaatttactaatttaaatagaaaacattGGTATCTGCTGTCTTGAAATTTAACGGTATATGGCACAAGTGCCGAGCATGTACTTGCAAGAGACTACATGGTTTCCATTTCATGCCATTCCATTCCAGTTTCTTCTCTGTGTAAAGTCACATAAATACTGGCAGAGTCACATGGTGTCATATCCTTTAACAAATGTCAATTTATGACCATACTCTCCTACACAACTGCAGAACTGACAAAAGAGACTGTCCAGGTCCAGAAGCTGTCGATATGGGAAGCGATTGTGATGGAAGGGAAGAATGGATTCATGCTGAACAGAGAAATAGGACAATTGCATCCTCATGCACTGACATTCATCACATTGaccacacacatgtacaatGCAAGCCCcgtgtgtgtgaaaaggaagAGCGATGCGTTATTGTAATTTAAATGCTAATTTGTAGGCTTGACTGAACTTTTATCACGATCATCTCACTTAGTGTCTCTGGAGATCCAGATAAAGGTTGAAATTTACACACCCAGAGAGACATCTGTTAAGTGAAACCTGCGCAGCCATatgaacagaaaatacatttcattgCATCTGAAAAAGCTAATTACGAGCTCGCCATACGCTATACATCTAATTCCTCGTTTTGAGTCGGGCTAGGGACTTTAGTTGAATGTTGTCCTTTCTGTCCCTTCATTTCTTGTCATCTGCTGTCACTATCAAATTCATATCAGTAAAAAGACAGTTTGGAGAGTAATCATGGGATTTGTCACATTGGATTTGAATTTGGACACTTGCATCCTCGTGttttcacaagaaaacaaaacaagcagtaaCATCTAAATATAGAGTAAGGTTTTTGcttattatcatttaattatttagatCTTAAAATGatctaaataaaatgtgtgcTTATTTCTCACTGAAGATTTGATTCCACTAATAATAGCTCAGGATAGGAAGTATAACAGCACAGCAAATGCAGTGGGAAGTTTCCCTTGTTTAACCATTTTACCTTCAAACTGACACGGGGTGTTTGGATCATGATATCATGCAGGGGTGTGAAGCTTTGTAAAGAACAGATGGCATTCGGTCAATAATTGTATCTTAATAGGCTGTGCCCTGAATGAGCGCCCTGTGCAGCTTAACACATTAACATGCTGctgtccttcacacacacagttttcaagGCATAAAAACTCCTGCAGGTATTTAGACATGCTTCAGCCACTTCAGACATCCCTGGAGCATTATTCTATTTAGAACAACACAATCAATAATCACTTCTCTGTGCTGTCATGTTCAGTTACTGGATCGCTGTATGTTGTTGTTTATGTGCGGCTCTAATTTAGAAAATGATTTCTATAACTCTACTCTAAATGGGACAAATGAACCATAAAACAATTAGGAAATATATAATCTAGAGTCATCTACATAGATACCCTTGCACTGCCTTTGCACTGGAAAGGACATAGACATTGTGCAAGCGTTAAACTAATATTAAGAATGCCTTTTAATTCTGTTTACTGATATTATCCGCTTTATTAATGCTGTGAAATTCACATAAATGATCTGAAGCAGTCATTTGGGAACTTCATTTGAGAGAGTTAAAAATAGAGAAATGATAGTGATGAATGTGATATATGATAAACTTAAACCTGAATGgtccttttcattttcttatgcAGAAATCTCCTGCAATCTCATATGTAGCTCTAATAGATTCAAAACAATAACACAAGGAAAATACATTAAAGGTACTCTGATCAATATTTCTATGTCGAAATGGGAACAAATATCGCATAATAAGAAAGTACAGCTTGCAATGAACCAACAGAGAATCATCACCCTGCTCTGCAGTTTGCctcagacttttttttagcatctcacagctcattgctttggttttaaGGCCACAAACGTAACTGTTCTCATTTGCTTTAAATGCTCACATCAGAGTAATTCCAAAAGCTCTCCGAAGACCCACTGCACGTTACCTGGCCACCAGCAATCAGCAGAAAGACaaagctggtgaacatagtgaagcatttagcagcttaatgtattttttgcaGGAGTTGATCAAAACAGAGCTACAAGGAGAGTGGATGTTGGACTTTCATCatgtggccagaaacatgaccCCAAATGAACGCTAAAGTTGCctcatgtctgctggatgtaaTGGATGCAATAGCTGCCTGGAAGTGatggaagaaagaagaaagtaGTCTGTAAAATGTTAGAATAGTAGTTAACGAGCTGTAATCTTAAAACACAGTATTGTTTTTCATTGACAACAGAAGACTCTCGTCTTTTGCTGACATTTAACTTTAAACAAGGTAATCTTTTACAGTCTGCCTCACCTCCTAAACTCCTAAACTCTGCCCAATATATTCAGGGTTTGCTGGTTTTTCTCATTACTTCACCATCTGTGTAGTTTCACTATGGGCAAAGTGAGCTTTTGCCAAGGACACTGCTTGACATTAACTCAATATCCAATGGCCTCATGGTGTCTTGGTTAACATTGGCAATCAAATTATGAACCCAATTACCAGCCAGAGGCCTAACAGTTTGAAATGGGTCagctacacagtactacacttTAAATGGTAAACTCTGGTAATTGGTAATTGCCATTGACCATGATATAAATGTTAGGGCTACTTCAAGCGAGGTCTCTAATGATGATGCAGCTTCTGGATTTTACCATTCCAGTAAAGTGCTTTAATTACTCAATATCAACTGAGCCACAATGATGCTGTTGTCATCATCACTGATGTGTGTCTGCAAAAATTCATTTCCAGGCTCAGGGTTGAGATCTACTCCCAACTGTCAGTACTAACTAGTTGATGTTGGCAGACTTATTTGTTAATTGCTGCATAATAATCATCGCTGTGAATCTCATTAAAAGGCACAATCTGTTTAGCTGAAGGAGACCCTCTGGAGTGTTTCATGAAGGTGTGGTTGTCTGTAAGTGTTGGCCCCAAACTGGCAATCTGTGCTGTAACATAATATGAGTATTACCTTTGACTTAGTGCTAACAAGGTCGTAAAGAAGCAACCATGTGTGTGCTCCTGCATTCAACCTCTCTTCTGCTGTCAAATTCAGTCAATGTTGCATTATGTTTGGATAATATGTTAGTAATGACATGGCAAATATTTCTTTCTATAAAGATGTTATGAtgttataaatgtatttaatttataaaaaaattgtttttctttttggaaaaCTTGAGCCTGGCATGTGAAGCAGTTTGTGTCTTTACCAATGAGGATTCTCTGATGACTTACTGATTATTACACCAAATGGACTCACACAGATTCATATCATGTGTTGGTTGAATAGCTGAGCTTTGTGTGCTCTCCACTGCAGTGGTGCActcagaacagagcagcaggcaTTAATGTTAAACCGTTGAAAAGCTGATttgattctttctttctcaaatataaataaaacatggttTTCTCGTGCTGTAGGTATTTAGCTGAGCTTTGAACACAAATGCTCCATTTACACTATTCTTCACGGGCTATCCTTCTGCATTGGGCACTGAGGGGCAGAGATGTGCCTTTTGCCATTCAAGGACGAACAGACGCGCAGGCTACTCGCTCAGGATGACGCGCATTAAAAACGATCCATTGTAAAACAAGGATACATCTTCTCTCGGGTTGAGGATGTTGGTCAGGAAAGGAGCGTTTCCTCCCAACTCCCCATCTGACGGTCTCCCAGAGTCTCACAGGGCAAGTAATGCGCCCTCTACGTTAAACAGGCTGCAGTGCGCACTGGCAAATGCTGCGCGCTTTGCTGTTGCGCGCACGTTGTTCCTCTTTTATGAAGATTGCTCGGTGTCGATGTCTGAGGGGCTTCTATTATTTTGGTTATCTGGATTTCACAGGAACAAGGCGAACCGTGTCAAAAAAAGCTGTCACTTAACTTTACTGGAAGCAGAAACAATGAGGGGAATCTGAAAATCTCACCCTGGAGCTTGAGGTGAGTGAATCTTAATCTCAGCATTTGATCTTTTgatcaaatggaaaaaatagCTGCAGCCTGCTGTCTCACTGTAGGACTGAACAACACAGCTCCTGACCCATGCCACGTTTCTCACTTACATTGTCTTTTTCTCTAGAAATTATTATGACATGCTGCTGGTGGTCAGTGACAACAGCATTTGAACttttaaatgcacttttctGAATAACTTAATCACGACAAACATTTACAAGTTGTCACTCTTCTTCATTCTTGATTGTTATAGATTTAGGTTTGCCTGTGAGGAGATACATTAAGTGATGAATGAAGATCTCTGCAGCACTTGTCTGTCAAGGACAATACTGTATGTGGTTATGGTTCATGTGTTCAATGCGATTGTCCAAGATCTCTATAAGGGAAAATCCACCCTGTGCTAGatagataaaagataaaacctGTATAAATTCACAGCAGTAATCCTATAAACTGCCTACGAACATCAAGAATTCATTTGATAAGGGCATCAGAAGAGACTTTGAGGGCTTTGGATTGACTGACAGTATAGGCTCATATTAGTTTGAGATTTATTTGAAGATAGcttacaaatcagaaaaagtGTCCCCACAGCTTTTCTGCGGCTTTTGTGGTACCTTACACTTTCCGTCAAACAGCACCAGCATCAGTCTCCTGATGGCATCATCTGCAGTGATGTTTAGCTCATTTTAATCAGACTTGTCAAATTTgcaatttaaaaatgtgctgtTCAATATTATCAAAGGAGCACGTATCAATTTGCTAAAAGCACTGAATATTTTCACTACAACCATCTCATCTTACAAGGTTTCTACACATGGTTTTAACATGCCTATCATAAATCATAGTTGATCTTCCTCTGTAATGCAAGTTACATATTTATTATGCATCAATTGCATGTATACTTTTAGAATCCCAAGTCAAcacatattttgaaaataatacgTCCAGCGTGCCcactatattttcattaaatgaaatgtttttcatagtctttgaaagaaaataaacatatgTTTTAGATGTCACCCTTTCATTATTGGAGATTTACTGAAGTTTTGTCAGGTTGTTGTCTGTAAACTAatagaaataacaataatagataaaataatttactttttgtGGGTCACAACATGTATTTGCATTGCTGAAACTGATGTCCATCTTTTCACAGAGTAACATATGGGGACTGTTCACCATGGATGCAGCAGATCAAGTAAACGTGACTCAAATAGAAGATTCACAACTTGAACTTAAATCTTCCAACTGCTGTTCAATTAACAGCACAATAAATGACGAGAATTTTCTAAAGCTGGACGACAGCACAAAGCTGGTCGGAGTTCAAGTGTTTCTCATCCTCGCTTACAGCACAATCATATTGTTTGGAGTCATTGGGAACTCTTTAGTGATATATGTTGTCTACAAGTTTAAAAATCTAAGAACCGTTACCAATTTCTTTATTGTAAACTTAGCTGTGGCAGACCTGCTGGTGAACACGCTGTGTTTGCCTTTCACCCTTATCTACACTCTGTATGACGAGTGGAAGTTTGGTCAGGTGTTGTGCTTCATGCTGCCCTGCGCTCAAGGCATGGCAGTGCAAGTGTCCACCATCACCCTGAACGTCATCGCCCTGGACCGCCACAGGAGCATCGTCTACCACATGGAGACCAAGATGTCCAAAGACATGTGCGCTGTGGTCATTGTCATCACGTGGGCCGTCAGCGCCCTGTTGGCCAGCCCGCTCGCCATCTTCAGGGAGTACGGGACGTTCGACCTTTCACCAGACAAGTCTATTCAGGTGTGCACAGAGAAGTGGCCAGGAAGTCGCATGAATGGAATTATCTACAGTATATCAGCACTTCTGGTTCAATACGGTTTACCTCTGGCCATCAACTCTGTCGCCTACATCCGCATCTGGATTAAACTGAAGAATCACGTGATTTACGGAGGTCGGAATGACCGCCATAAACGCAGGAAGAAGACCACTAAGATGCTGCTGACCATGGTGGTGGTGTTTGCCGTCAGCTGGTTGCCTTTCCATGCATTCCAGCTGGCTGTTGACATCGACAGCGCTGTGTTGGACATGAAGGACTTTAAGCTGCTTTTCACTGTGTTCCATATTGTGGCTATGTGCTCGACGTTTGTCAATCCCATCCTGTATGGGTGGATGAACAACAACTACAGGACGGCCTTTTTGTCCGTGTGTAAGTGTTATCAACCCTTCAGCTCAAGGTCAAGGCGCTCCGAAGGCAGAGAAACCCAAAAAGATAAAGACGGAGCGTTTACAGACAGCAAGTCAACGCATGTCTAAGACGCACATTCATGATTCATGACAAGGATAATCATCTGTGGAAATGTGAagtttatattcattttttggTGGGTGTTGTGACCTCTTGAAATGAGGGATGAACATAATTGAGGGAAATGAGAAATGacttattaacatttaaaaaaccaTTATGAACACTGCAGCAAAGGTGGGTCACACTAGCTCTCATTCCAATCAAAACTTGTCAAAGTATTGGAGAGTCAAATTCTGGTGGATATTCCTCATTGTTGATGCAGTTTGTCTGCGTTGGGCACGCACCTTTATGTTTTTTCGGTTTGAATCTTAAATTTGGGCACCGACAACCCAATCTTTGGAGCTCTGTCAATCACACATCCTCCTCACACTTCAAAATCCGAGTTTTGTTCCCCTTTcactttaatcatttaaattttCCTTTCTAAAGTCTTCCTTTGTTGTTCCTCTGAGTCACCTTGCAATGTGCTTAACAAGCAGCAGGAGAATTGTTTTGGCCTAGCTTTTACCTCTCGCGCTACACACAGCCCCACATTATTGGTGAAGGTTGTTGTGGCTGCAGGCTGAAAGGAATACCTGCAGACACAAGGATTAAAAAGAATACTGCAAACTATGTTTTTACAGTTACAAACATAAATGAATCTCTTGTAATTTACTGTTAGTATTGTCCCAAAAAGCCACTAGAATTGAAAAcgggtaataaaaaaaaatatatgatggTACCGCAGGGCTCTTTGTAGTAAAAATACAACTACAACATCATCACAAAGTATCAGGTATCTATAAAGGGAAATGAACATAATGGTAAATAAGGTTACATTACAGAGATTGACATAGCATTTCTACTTTTTGTGTAATTATATATAATCTATTTTCACTTCATTGTGTCTTGTGTCCCCACTTCTGACAACTACACGtagccctcctcctcccccccccccctccaccttcAAATAATTTCCATACAGTCCCTtggtagaaaaagaaaaatggtcaTATTTGTGCCTATAGAGTCAAACTGACTTTCTTTTGCTGAGGAATGTTGCTGACATTCAACATAATATCACCTCTCGTGTCGCAGTCTCTTGTCTCtttgtaactgtgtttgtgtcactgaaGGATGAGAGTTCTTTTCTATGAGGTGTTTGCGCTAGTTTGCTCCTCTCATAAGTACCGTGTCAAGCCATCAAGTatgattcatttcagtttaCTGCATAGAACATTATGAAGAGCCGTGAAAGTATGTATATCGCTTACAGCACAAACCACGAAAAACGCCTATGCATGAATCACATTAAATAAAGCTCCtacaaaaagaaacatattcGCATGATACATTCTCAGAGTGTAGAAACAAAGTCCTGCTCAAGTAAACGTGAGCATTTGGATTACACACTTAACtgctgaaaatgacaatataagaaaatcattttaaaaatttgtgaaaaacaaacaaaccaaaaaaaacaaccaaccaaATATATTCATACACAATTTAAACAATAATGGAGGTAGTAAACCATCTAGTGTGACCCCATTTCTGACATTAATCTAACATGCATGGTCTACACACAAAATTAATTCTGAAAAGATATTTGGAACCCTCAATTAAGTAGAAGTTTTTTCCAGATTCAATTCCTTTGAAGCATGTAGAAACACTCAACAATGGTGAAATTGTGACTATGATACCTGGCAGTGATTGTTTAGAGAAGAAAAGATGCTCATAAATAATAAACCTCTGTCCAATATTCATTATAATAATTACTTTGCAACTTTCTGGCAAGTGACTCATCCTTGACAGTACTTTCATTGTTAATTGAGGCAGAGAGCCAATTTCAATCATGGGTGCACTTTTGAAGTTTGAACACAAGCCAATGCCTAACTTTTCTGCACCATAAAAACCTCCCACAGCAGCGTGGATATCAGTCCACGTTTTCACTCAAGATGGGTTTAATATgaaattctttgtttttatagtgTGGACAATGTCGTACATTTTGTAGTGTAAATCAGCAGTAGTTATCACCAGTAGTATAAAAAGTAGAATccatgttaatgtatttttttttctgaatttgtaCATAACTATATAAAGGCAGTAAGATGTTTTTCATACTTTTGTTCTTCCTGCTTTTTAGAACAATCACATCATCTCATGGCAGGGAAATATTTGGAGATATTTACGTGTAATCGGGAGACTTCACTGCATAATTACATGTTATGTAAGT from Pempheris klunzingeri isolate RE-2024b chromosome 3, fPemKlu1.hap1, whole genome shotgun sequence includes the following:
- the npy2r gene encoding neuropeptide Y receptor type 2, which produces MDAADQVNVTQIEDSQLELKSSNCCSINSTINDENFLKLDDSTKLVGVQVFLILAYSTIILFGVIGNSLVIYVVYKFKNLRTVTNFFIVNLAVADLLVNTLCLPFTLIYTLYDEWKFGQVLCFMLPCAQGMAVQVSTITLNVIALDRHRSIVYHMETKMSKDMCAVVIVITWAVSALLASPLAIFREYGTFDLSPDKSIQVCTEKWPGSRMNGIIYSISALLVQYGLPLAINSVAYIRIWIKLKNHVIYGGRNDRHKRRKKTTKMLLTMVVVFAVSWLPFHAFQLAVDIDSAVLDMKDFKLLFTVFHIVAMCSTFVNPILYGWMNNNYRTAFLSVCKCYQPFSSRSRRSEGRETQKDKDGAFTDSKSTHV